From a region of the Scyliorhinus torazame isolate Kashiwa2021f chromosome 15, sScyTor2.1, whole genome shotgun sequence genome:
- the mrpl48 gene encoding large ribosomal subunit protein mL48 isoform X3 → MMGGWMLQHFKNARSIMEVFAEDTDCDDDNYDDMHDDYDDDADSKNMEGEPEKDKYKMWVNLFHGSNGELDTGAQEALLQWFGGNDEVVTWDAQTAQNPEMSESYVNAHSEIESQIAVTDTSEEQDSNKLIKEDIVPTLEKLSPEAHHELAQASKMVWQSSPCRSRLLWWKMS, encoded by the coding sequence AAGTTTTTGCAGAGGACACTGACTGCGATGATGATAACTACGATGACATGCATGACGACTACGACGATGATGCTGACAGCAAAAACATGGAAGGTGAGCCAGAGAAAGACAAATACAAAATGTGGGTAAACCTGTTTCATGGGAGTAATGGCGAGCTAGATACAGGAGCCCAAGAAGCACTCCTCCAGTGGTTTGGCGGGAATGACGAGGTGGTCACATGGGATGCCCAGACTGCGCAGAACCCCGAGATGTCCGAAAGTTATGTAAATGCACACTCTGAGATAGAAAGTCAGATTGCAGTAACTGATACCTCGGAGGAACAGGACTCAAACAAACTAATCAAAGAAGACATCGTTCCAACCTTGGAGAAGCTATCTCCAGAGGCACATCATGAATTGGCTCAGGCTTCTAAAATGGTCTGGCAATCAAGTCCCTGCCGCTCGAGGCTACTCTGGTGGAAGATGAGTTAG